The following proteins are encoded in a genomic region of Hippopotamus amphibius kiboko isolate mHipAmp2 chromosome 8, mHipAmp2.hap2, whole genome shotgun sequence:
- the LOC130859026 gene encoding SEC14-like protein 3 isoform X1 — protein MRLSWVQKQRKALFAGQKNAEEVRARSRFRENVQDVLPALPNPDDYFLLRWLRARNFDLQKSEAMLRKYMEFRKAMDIDHILDWQPPEVIQKYMPGGLCGYDRDGCPVWYDIIGPLDPKGLLFSVTKQDLLKTKMRDCERILHECDLQTERLGKKIETIVMIFDCEGLGLKHFWKPLVEVYQEFFGLLEENYPETLKFMLIVKATKLFPVGYNLMKPFLSEDTRRKIVVLGNNWKEGLLKLISPEELPAQFGGTLTDPDGNPKCLTKINYGGEIPKSMYVRDQVKTKYEHSVHISRGSSHQVEYEILFPGCVLRWQFLSDGADIGFGVFLKTKMGERQRAGEMTEVLPSQRYNAHMVPEDGSLTCAEAGVYVLRFDNTYSFVHAKKVSFTVEVLLPDEGMQKYDKELTPV, from the exons ATGAGACTGAGTtgggttcagaagcaaaggaaagctttattcgCTGGTCAAAAGAATGCAGAGGAGGTGCGAGCTCGCTCTCGG TTCCGAGAAAATGTCCAGGATGTGTTGCCTGCCCTGCCCAATCCGGATGACTATTTCCTCCTGCGCTGGCTCCGGG CTCGGAATTTTGACCTGCAGAAATCAGAGGCCATGCTCCGCAAG TACATGGAGTTCCGGAAGGCCATGGACATTGACCACATCCTTGACTGGCAGCCCCCCGAG GTGATCCAGAAGTACATGCCTGGGGGCCTGTGTGGCTATGACCGTGACGGCTGCCCCGTGTGGTATGACATCATCGGGCCGCTTGACCCCAAGGGCCTGCTCTTCTCAGTCACCAAGCAGGACCTGCTCAAGACCAAGATGAGGGACTGTGAGCGAATCCTGCACGAGTGTGACCTGCAGACAGAGCGG CTGGGGAAGAAGATTGAGACCATCGTGATGATATTTGACTGTGAAGGCCTGGGGCTGAAGCACTTCTGGAAACCCCTCGTGGAAGTGTACCAGGAG TTCTTTGGTCTCCTTGAAGAGAATTACCCAGAGACCCTGAAGTTCATGCTCATTGTGAAAG CCACCAAACTGTTCCCTGTGGGATACAACCTCATGAAGCCTTTCTTGAGCGAGGACACTCGCAGGAAAATTGTAGTGTTGGGAA ACAACTGGAAGGAAGGTTTGCTAAAACTCATCAGTCCTGAGGAACTGCCTGCCCAGTTTGGGGGGACCCTGACAGACCCAGATGGGAACCCCAAATGCTTAACTAAG ATCAACTATGGTGGGGAGATCCCCAAGTCCATGTACGTGCGGGACCAGGTGAAGACTAAGTACGAGCACTCGGTGCATATCAGCCGCGGCTCCTCGCACCAGGTGGAGTACGAGATCCTGTTCCCAGGCTGTGTCCTCAG GTGGCAGTTCTTATCTGATGGTGCAGACATTGGCTTCGGGGTTTTCCTGAAGACCAAGATGGGGGAGCGACAGCGGGCCGGGGAGATGACGGAGGTGCTGCCCAGCCAGCGCTACAACGCCCACATGGTGCCCGAGGACGGGAGCCTCACCTGCGCAGAAGCCGGCGTCT ATGTCCTGCGCTTCGACAACACCTATAGCTTTGTCCACGCCAAAAAGGTCAGCTTCACGGTGGAGGTTCTGCTCCCAGATGAGGGCATGCAGAAATACGACAAGGAGCTCACCCCTGTCTAG
- the LOC130859026 gene encoding SEC14-like protein 3 isoform X2, whose protein sequence is MSGRVGDLSPKQAETLAKFRENVQDVLPALPNPDDYFLLRWLRARNFDLQKSEAMLRKYMEFRKAMDIDHILDWQPPEVIQKYMPGGLCGYDRDGCPVWYDIIGPLDPKGLLFSVTKQDLLKTKMRDCERILHECDLQTERLGKKIETIVMIFDCEGLGLKHFWKPLVEVYQEFFGLLEENYPETLKFMLIVKATKLFPVGYNLMKPFLSEDTRRKIVVLGNNWKEGLLKLISPEELPAQFGGTLTDPDGNPKCLTKINYGGEIPKSMYVRDQVKTKYEHSVHISRGSSHQVEYEILFPGCVLRWQFLSDGADIGFGVFLKTKMGERQRAGEMTEVLPSQRYNAHMVPEDGSLTCAEAGVYVLRFDNTYSFVHAKKVSFTVEVLLPDEGMQKYDKELTPV, encoded by the exons ATGAGCGGCCGAGTGGGAGACCTGTCCCCCAAGCAGGCGGAGACCCTGGCCAAG TTCCGAGAAAATGTCCAGGATGTGTTGCCTGCCCTGCCCAATCCGGATGACTATTTCCTCCTGCGCTGGCTCCGGG CTCGGAATTTTGACCTGCAGAAATCAGAGGCCATGCTCCGCAAG TACATGGAGTTCCGGAAGGCCATGGACATTGACCACATCCTTGACTGGCAGCCCCCCGAG GTGATCCAGAAGTACATGCCTGGGGGCCTGTGTGGCTATGACCGTGACGGCTGCCCCGTGTGGTATGACATCATCGGGCCGCTTGACCCCAAGGGCCTGCTCTTCTCAGTCACCAAGCAGGACCTGCTCAAGACCAAGATGAGGGACTGTGAGCGAATCCTGCACGAGTGTGACCTGCAGACAGAGCGG CTGGGGAAGAAGATTGAGACCATCGTGATGATATTTGACTGTGAAGGCCTGGGGCTGAAGCACTTCTGGAAACCCCTCGTGGAAGTGTACCAGGAG TTCTTTGGTCTCCTTGAAGAGAATTACCCAGAGACCCTGAAGTTCATGCTCATTGTGAAAG CCACCAAACTGTTCCCTGTGGGATACAACCTCATGAAGCCTTTCTTGAGCGAGGACACTCGCAGGAAAATTGTAGTGTTGGGAA ACAACTGGAAGGAAGGTTTGCTAAAACTCATCAGTCCTGAGGAACTGCCTGCCCAGTTTGGGGGGACCCTGACAGACCCAGATGGGAACCCCAAATGCTTAACTAAG ATCAACTATGGTGGGGAGATCCCCAAGTCCATGTACGTGCGGGACCAGGTGAAGACTAAGTACGAGCACTCGGTGCATATCAGCCGCGGCTCCTCGCACCAGGTGGAGTACGAGATCCTGTTCCCAGGCTGTGTCCTCAG GTGGCAGTTCTTATCTGATGGTGCAGACATTGGCTTCGGGGTTTTCCTGAAGACCAAGATGGGGGAGCGACAGCGGGCCGGGGAGATGACGGAGGTGCTGCCCAGCCAGCGCTACAACGCCCACATGGTGCCCGAGGACGGGAGCCTCACCTGCGCAGAAGCCGGCGTCT ATGTCCTGCGCTTCGACAACACCTATAGCTTTGTCCACGCCAAAAAGGTCAGCTTCACGGTGGAGGTTCTGCTCCCAGATGAGGGCATGCAGAAATACGACAAGGAGCTCACCCCTGTCTAG